In the genome of Calothrix sp. PCC 6303, the window AAAGGGGTCGAGCCGAAAAATTGTATTTTCAGCAGCATAGACAGCGGTTTGTGGTGGGTCGTGGTATACTTAGGACGATTTTGGGTCGCTACTTGGATGTTGCCCCCCAGGAGGTGAAATTTGACTATGAAGCATTTGGTAAACCAGTGCTATCGGCAGAATTTAGCGATCGCAAGATCTGGTTTAACCTTTCCCACTGTCAAAGTTTAGCTTTGTGCGCGGTGTCACGCGATCGCCCAATTGGTGTAGACCTTGAGTATGCGCGTCCCATTACAGATGTACTAGTTTTAGCGCAACAGTTCTTCTCTGCAAGCGAATCAGCGCTAATGCGATCGCTTCCTCCCCACCAAAAGCAACAGGCATTTTTCCGCATCTGGACTTGCAAGGAAGCATATCTCAAAGCAACGGGTGCAGGAATTTCCCAATTGCAAAAGATTGAAATTACCCTCACACCAGGGGAATCAGCTAAGTTAAATGTCCCCGATTGGCGATTATTGGAAATTTCAGCAGGTCGTAATTCCATTGCTGCTGTTGCTGTTCCTGGTACTGCTGCTAATTTGAGATATTGGCAATATTAAATCAGTTATCAGTGGAAGGGATTTAATACCTACCAATTTTTTCTCTTTCTACTGATAACCGTTG includes:
- a CDS encoding 4'-phosphopantetheinyl transferase family protein, with product MQNSKLRSLTIDSDRQWLVAPNDVKLLPDDIHVWRIELERSESQIKQFAKILSEDERGRAEKLYFQQHRQRFVVGRGILRTILGRYLDVAPQEVKFDYEAFGKPVLSAEFSDRKIWFNLSHCQSLALCAVSRDRPIGVDLEYARPITDVLVLAQQFFSASESALMRSLPPHQKQQAFFRIWTCKEAYLKATGAGISQLQKIEITLTPGESAKLNVPDWRLLEISAGRNSIAAVAVPGTAANLRYWQY